One Acinetobacter colistiniresistens DNA segment encodes these proteins:
- a CDS encoding GNAT family N-acetyltransferase, whose product MHMEEYLELTLMTLNTLSEQAGKPINRSAYLASLMQASTQGYLFEYRNHQQLLGYFTVEHMQQQRWFIPILVVHPKHRTRKVFASLLAQFIQFIEAKQATTIVSHAFKSNTLSIKFHKRLGFKVIRENQIAFEFQLDITEAIKKTWCCFYSQGIHSHG is encoded by the coding sequence AGAACTCACGTTGATGACCTTAAACACCTTGTCTGAGCAAGCAGGTAAACCCATCAACCGATCAGCTTATCTGGCCTCTTTAATGCAGGCCTCAACTCAAGGCTATCTATTCGAATATCGAAACCATCAGCAATTACTGGGTTACTTCACTGTTGAACACATGCAACAGCAGAGATGGTTTATTCCAATTTTAGTGGTTCACCCAAAGCACCGAACACGGAAGGTATTTGCTTCATTACTTGCGCAATTTATTCAATTTATTGAAGCTAAACAGGCTACAACGATCGTCAGCCACGCATTCAAAAGTAATACCTTATCTATAAAATTCCATAAACGGTTAGGTTTTAAAGTCATTCGAGAAAATCAAATTGCTTTTGAATTTCAACTCGATATCACTGAAGCCATCAAAAAGACCTGGTGTTGTTTTTATTCACAAGGAATACATTCTCATGGCTAA